In the genome of Hemicordylus capensis ecotype Gifberg chromosome 10, rHemCap1.1.pri, whole genome shotgun sequence, the window ggTTCTTGCGTTCTGATGGCTCCCCTTTCCGACTGCCAGGGGCGCTACTTTGTGCTGTACGTCAGGCCCACGCTCATCCATCGCCGCAGGTTTGACTCCGAGGGGCAAGAGGTGGAGCCCAACTTCAGCCAGACCCGGAAGGTGACCACGGGCTTCCTCATGGCCTCCTACAGTAAGCCTTTGCCAGGAGCCTTCCCGTGGCCGGCTTGCTTTGCTTGGGGAGGGGGCGTGGGCAGTGTTCCCAGGGAGTCCCCGGTGCAACTCCCAGCGTCCCGAGCTgcagcggcctttggctgggggtgatgggagttgtagtcagcagcatctgggaatccctgttacaagggcCATTGGATGTGGGGCTCCATTTCTGCATTTCCAGAGCAGGCTGGGAAGTTGTCCTGCGTCTGCATCCGGGGGCTGAAGATGTGGGCTGCCTTGTCTGGGTGCAAGATGGCGTGTGTTGAGCCCGTAGCAGCTTGTCCTCACAAgccagaaggaggtgctcttgcctgcaggctggtcattcctGGGGTCAAGCTGCGCGGTTCCCCACACCGCTCTGCCTGaggaatgaccagcctgcaggcagcgggtTATCAGGTGGGGCggaggagagaggagcagcccAAGCCATCTCCGTGGGCACCCCCTGGCTTGTCTGGTTGTGCCCCTAAGGTGAGGAGTGCTGAAAGGCCTCCACCACCCCCCCGTGATCGGAGTCATCCTGATGCCAGCCTCTGAGGCCGGGTGGCCGAAGGGCCTTCCTGCTCGGGAGCCGGGAGCCGGGGCAGGCAGAACAGGCAAGGCCCGGCCTCCTCTGGGGCGAGGGTCCCGAAAGGAGGGCAGCCCCCCCTCTGCAAAGCAGAGGCCTGAAAGCAGCGGGGTTGAACCTCAGGGAGGTGTGTTTGCACTCCCCCCGTGGGGGTAGCAGGGGGGGACCCTCTCTGCCCTGGGGGGCTCCTCTGAGAAGGACGGGCATTCAACTGGGCCTAGAATCCTCCTCTTGGGGCCAGAGTTGGAGCTGCTGGCTGACTGCTAGCTCCCGGGCGCCTGGCTGTCTCCTCCCGAAGGGCTGGGAAGCGGAGTGCCTGCACACACCAGGGCCGGGGTTCCGGGCCTTTGTGCTGGGTGCcctctgacaccccccccccgttctcTGTGTGTGGGGCCAGAGGTGGAAGCCAAGGGCAGCACAGACCGGCTGACTCTGGAGGAGCTGGAGTGCCTGGTGGGGAAGCCGGAGCTGGCCAAGATGACGCAGCCCCACACGCCCAGCCAGGCCGTGGCCTTCTGGCTGCCCGAAAGCGAGATGGAGCGGATGGAGCTGGAGGTGGGGACGCAGGTCCGCCTGAAGACCCTGGGGGACAGCCCCTTCGTTTGTAAGTGTCCTTCTGGCCTGGCTGCCCTGGCGTTCCCCCCTGCCACGCTGCCCATCCCAGGGCCCAGCGTGCCAGACTGAGtctggccgcccccccccccgcggccccTGCCCTGGGAGAGGACTCCTCCTGGGACCCGCCTCTTCCCTTGCTCCGGCCTCCGCCACTGCcctctctgtccccccccccccatgtgcagAATTAGAttggttctgggcggcaggatcaaggcagtgtgtgcattcgggcggggcggggggggtcccttcccgattcaacctgagcgggacctgaaatgaactgagcagagatCAGCCCGTGAGTGAGCATGCGCACGCCTCGGAGGGAACAACACTGGCCCCCGTTGCCTTCCAAATCCTCCTCTCCGCCTTCTAGTCTCCTTGGCTAAGCTGGAAGCCGGGACGGTGACCAAATGCAACTTTGCCGGTGAGCAGCAGGCTGGAGCGTCCTGGACGGACAACATCTTTGCTAACAAGCAGCACGGGGAGCTGGCTGGCGAGCCCCGAGGGCCCGGGGACGGCGCAGAAGATGCCGAGTGGGTATGTGATTGctagcgggggggggcggggggggcagaacAGCAGCCTGGCTGGTCCCAATGATCTGGGGCATGGTGGTGGGCGcagaaggaggcacagctgcctctcctttccagcagctctgtttgctcctctctctcccacccctcccAAGAGCTGCACTGTCTGCAGgttggccattcgtcaggtagagctgtgcagtgaactgtgcagctctacctgatgaatggccagcctgctgcAGCAGGGCTCTCattcagggcagggcaggagagagaagatcaaacagagctgctgccgggaagcagaggcagctgcacctcctttgccgccgccccccccccggctccctaGGACTCCCCCCACTACTGGAGGAGACGGCTTCTCTCTGGCAGGAGGTCTCAGCCCGGGACTTGGAGGCTCCTCTCCGGGCCCAGCTGGCCTCTTCCTGCCAGTGTGAGGCTGTGCTGCTCTTCCAGGTTGCAGGGTCTGCTTTGTGTTTGCTACCAGCACGAGATCCACCAACCAGAGGCAAGCGCAGAGCAGCGGCTGAGGAGGGCAGGCCTGCACTTGAGGCGGGGCGGGGGTGTCCCTcgaggaggctgctttcagcggCAGAGGGGGGGCCTTGCGTCCCACCCCTACTTCCTTTCCCCAAGTTCTCTTCTTTTCAGCCACTTAATTCAGAGGAGAAGCCGCTTGGTGGTGGGTCCTGTGGGGCCCCCTCTGGCCTAGAGCCGCAGGTGGGGACCCGCCCTGCGCAGCGAGGGTCTCTGGGGGTCACAGCTCTCCCTTGGCTGTCCCCTGCAGGAGGACTGAGCCCTGGGGGGCCCCGTTCCCGAGGACGTCTGTGGCTCGCGGCCCCGTCTCGGAGGCCTTGGTGTGCTCTGCCCTCGGTGGCTGCGTGGCTGGATCGTCTCTCTGCAGGGCAGCCCCTCCGGGATGGAGGTCCCTGCCCTGGACTCCGGATTCCTCCTGGCTCGGGGGACTCGGCCTTGGCCCCGccgatgatgctggactacagttcccatcgtCCCTGGCTACAGttaccttcagccattgtggctgggcatgatgggagttgcagtcccatGACGCCTGGGGAgtcggcacccccccccccgtcctggcTGCTTCCCAGCGACCTGAGGGAGGCCACACTGGCGACCTTTCCTTGTGACCGAGGGGTCCCTG includes:
- the ARPIN gene encoding arpin, translated to MAGEAQGEGWDGLTTPCHPQEQDPSRSECGAVRLTLRTLHATSSVQFPPLCWWSSAGFSLMPSPAPPPRALLRAKPVHRERLPQSSRWDPPAWQRGNGVLVEGELLDGSRHLILDAANRKGRYFVLYVRPTLIHRRRFDSEGQEVEPNFSQTRKVTTGFLMASYKVEAKGSTDRLTLEELECLVGKPELAKMTQPHTPSQAVAFWLPESEMERMELEVGTQVRLKTLGDSPFVFSLAKLEAGTVTKCNFAGEQQAGASWTDNIFANKQHGELAGEPRGPGDGAEDAEWED